From the genome of Spirosomataceae bacterium TFI 002, one region includes:
- a CDS encoding Biotin-lipoyl like codes for MLNISKQRINDALEKDYEIYILSTLGTPRTILRLMRWLLGILMVFILVLFLPWQQNVTGKGGLTALSPSDRPQTVQNFIDGSIKEWRIKEGQKVNKGDTLLLISEIKDEYFDPNIMLRIDEQISAKDQAIDSYRQKVQALQNQMNALEENRKFSLRKAENYIAQSRAKVISDSTDLVNERIQYNIANERYLRGKQQYDQGILSLISLESREMKQQEVSAKVVSTQNKLEISKQGLLSAIISLNAVSAEYNEKIAKARSDYSSALAAIADGQSELSKLVNKRASVDTRQGYYVVRAPQTGVVVKALKAGIGETIKQGEAICTLQPDRPNLAVELYISAMDVPLIQKNREVRIQFEGWPAIQFSGWPNVSVGTFGGTVSVIDLVDSKNGEYRLLVTPKEDDEPWPEQLRIGSGVYGWVMLDNVPVWYEIWRQLNAFPPSLKNKPEGDETNNESAKK; via the coding sequence ATGCTGAATATATCTAAACAACGAATTAACGACGCCCTGGAAAAGGACTACGAAATTTATATCCTTTCCACATTAGGAACACCTCGCACTATTCTAAGATTAATGCGATGGCTCCTAGGTATACTTATGGTATTTATCCTTGTTCTCTTTTTGCCTTGGCAACAAAATGTAACAGGCAAAGGAGGCTTAACCGCATTGTCGCCTTCCGACAGGCCACAAACAGTTCAAAACTTTATTGACGGCAGTATCAAGGAGTGGAGAATTAAAGAAGGTCAAAAGGTTAACAAAGGAGATACCCTACTTCTAATAAGTGAAATTAAGGATGAGTATTTTGACCCTAATATAATGCTCCGAATTGACGAGCAAATTTCGGCAAAAGATCAAGCAATAGATAGCTACAGGCAAAAAGTACAAGCTCTTCAGAACCAAATGAACGCTCTAGAAGAAAATAGAAAATTCAGTTTGAGGAAAGCAGAAAACTATATAGCACAAAGTAGAGCAAAGGTAATTTCGGATAGTACTGACCTGGTGAATGAGCGTATTCAATACAATATTGCAAATGAAAGATACCTAAGAGGAAAACAGCAATATGATCAAGGGATCTTGTCGTTAATTAGTTTGGAAAGCCGAGAAATGAAACAACAAGAAGTTTCTGCAAAAGTAGTTTCAACTCAAAACAAACTAGAAATCTCAAAACAGGGCCTTCTAAGTGCCATTATTTCTTTAAACGCAGTATCGGCGGAATATAATGAGAAAATTGCTAAAGCTAGATCAGATTATAGTTCGGCATTGGCCGCTATCGCCGATGGGCAATCTGAGCTTTCTAAACTTGTAAACAAAAGAGCAAGTGTAGACACACGCCAAGGCTATTATGTGGTTAGAGCTCCTCAAACTGGTGTAGTTGTCAAAGCTTTAAAGGCTGGAATAGGCGAAACAATCAAGCAAGGCGAAGCTATTTGTACTTTACAACCAGATCGACCAAACCTTGCGGTGGAACTCTATATCAGTGCCATGGATGTTCCTTTGATTCAAAAAAACAGAGAAGTAAGGATACAATTTGAAGGATGGCCTGCAATTCAGTTTTCTGGTTGGCCTAATGTTTCCGTGGGTACATTTGGTGGAACAGTTTCAGTCATTGACCTAGTAGATAGCAAGAATGGAGAATACAGGCTACTTGTGACGCCAAAAGAAGACGACGAACCATGGCCTGAGCAATTAAGGATCGGTTCGGGTG